A DNA window from Gasterosteus aculeatus chromosome 16, fGasAcu3.hap1.1, whole genome shotgun sequence contains the following coding sequences:
- the kansl1l gene encoding KAT8 regulatory NSL complex subunit 1-like protein isoform X9: protein MMAPALTKTLKDGHGIHLSSPANPESRIMSADDGDLQNMWLSFSRFPPLDTCLPAGPRDVPADPLLSPCPQASSNQCEAVFSPSPATLLGLLSFSRGLLDSHQVGCVFPGVPDMFLSPAPEHNSQDPRLLPGRRSAPQCGPGGGDGHRRSLAFTSLPPSPTLTLGKAAAVGRCPPRPRCGCVTSDRPASRTELDAAAREQLRRQERLRGRAQRLQMRLRGLLGEHALLHCSQQLEGLKSHLRAGGSTLATADEPRFSWPELTEFSSSGGAILRGLQGALDSEATASSSDEDEDDDDEEDDEEIHGTYKASAVSSGGGCEGRWLRERAELCSRWSWLLLRLAELEGRIPALVELHKHIRSTKGGVVLAEAQPLTDGQIQQTLRRELSGRSCSASDADAEHCSPMSLLHNIERQSAQLSQFVNSLLTPLCFSPLSKPPKGGFRSDREGDRAFEPVGSKRRRPATRRLSKNVSYVCARTRPLVTYHKPKLFPFSSCQPSDLEDSGRPASTISSPLSSSSCLCCSSWDPSALCSDADCCSSRAPSSRTSSASLSSDTRWSHRSKRLPAREVWSQRPLFICAQPSDQAHGFSSTPLHNSRTSKQHARRPKGVLGLSPIRTAGSAPSQHRRANQRKRKRQHIHRPTEYEEDVLYQFCDPNTSDEAFEESYTQFSRKKTSRGFIRKRQGESVYSIDNIVIPMALAKVEKLPYKDILTPSWREIDASSLMTREAEKNEEEEVEDLANEVFAQRHLDLEQREKLRWSWGKRKCCGPPKSRLSDGWGGTCTSGEESSVELGCAQVDSGEQQSSEEWLPQAPWEPRVFPLAAGKADALLSDELGGALSEWPQRGCASSTVKDCNSCPSPALSSGATLPPAGQSCSSTPSGS from the exons ATGATGGCCCCGGCCCTCACCAAAACCCTGAAGGATGGCCACGGGATCCACCTGTCCTCGCCTGCCAATCCGGAGTCTCGCATAATGTCGGCCGACGACGGAGACCTCCAGAACATGTGGCTGAGCTTTTCCCGGTTTCCCCCTCTGGACACGTGTCTCCCCGCGGGCCCCCGGGACGTCCCCGCCGACCCTCTGCTCTCCCCGTGTCCGCAGGCGTCGTCCAACCAGTGCGAGGCGGTGTTCAGCCCCAGCCCCGCCACCCTCCTCGGCCTGCTGTCCTTCAGCAGGGGCCTGCTTGATTCTCACCAGGTGGGCTGCGTCTTCCCAGGTGTGCCGGACATGTTTTTATCCCCCGCCCCCGAGCACAATAGCCAAGATCCTCGCCTGCTGCCGGGGCGCCGTAGTGCCCCTCAATGTGGGccaggtggtggtgatgggcaTCGCCGCTCTCTTGCCTTCACCAGTCTTCCTCCCTCGCCTACACTGACTCTGGGGAAAGCGGCCGCAGTGGGACGGTGTCCTCCGCGGCCCCGCTGCGGCTGCGTGACCTCCGACCGGCCGGCATCCAGAACCGAGCTGGACGCGGCCGCGCGGGAGCAGCTCCGCAGGCAGGAGCGGCTGCGCGGCCGAGCTCAGAGGCTTCAGATGCGGCTGCGAGGCCTGCTGGGGGAGCACGCGCTGCTGCACTGCAGCCAGCAGCTGGAGGGGCTGAAGAGCCACCTGCGAGCCGGCGGCTCGACGCTCGCGACGGCGGATGAGCCCCGATTTTCTTGGCCGGAGCTCACGGAGTTCAGCAGCTCCGGCGGGGCGATACTGAGAGGCCTGCAGGGGGCTTTGGACTCCGAAGCCACGGCGAGCAGCTcggacgaggacgaggatgatgatgatgaggaggacgacgaggagatCCACGGAACATACAAGGCTTCAGCTGT cagcagcggcggtggGTGTGAGGGGCGGTGGCTGCGAGAGCGAGCCGAGCTGTGCAGCAGATGGAGTTGGTTGCTGCTCCGTCTGGCCGAGCTGGAGGGGAGGATACCGGCGCTGGTGGAGCTGCACAAGCATATCCGCTCTACCAAG gGCGGTGTGGTGCTCGCGGAGGCCCAGCCGCTGACCGACGGACAGATTCAGCAGACCCTGCGGAGAGAACTGTCCGGCCGGTCCTGCTCGGCCTCGGATGCTGACGCTGAACATTGCAGCCCGATGAGCCTCCTTCACAACATCGAGAGACAG AGTGCTCAGCTCAGCCAGTTTGTCAACAGCCTGCTGACTCCCCTCTGCTTTTCACCGCTATCTAAACCACCCAAGGGAGGCTTCAGGAg CGATCGGGAAGGAGACCGCGCGTTTGAGCCCGTAGGCTCTAAGAGAAGGAGACCGGCCACCAGAAGGCTCTCTAAGAACGTGTCGTACGTGTGCGCCCGGACCCGACCTCTGGTCACCTACCACAAGCCTAAACTGTTCCCCTTCAGCTCCTGCCAGCCCAGCGACCTAGAG GACTCCGGGCGGCCAGCGTCtaccatctcctctcctctctcgtcGTCCTCCTGTTTGTGTTGCTCGTCTTGGGATCCTTCGGCCCTGTGCTCCGATGCAGACTGCTGCTCCAGTCGGGCCCCGTCCTCCAGGACCTCCAGCGCCTCGCTCTCATCCG ACACTCGTTGGTCCCACCGCTCCAAGAGACTCCCGGCCAGAGAAGTGTGGTCCCAAAGGCCTTTGTTCATCTGTGCCCAGCCATCCGATCAAGCGCATGGATTCAGCTCCACGCCACTGCACAACA GTCGCACATCCAAGCAGCATGCGAGGCGTCCCAAAGGAGTTCTGGGTCTGTCGCCTATCCGGACGGCCGGCTCTGCTCCGAGTCAACACAGGAGAGCCaaccagaggaagaggaagagacaaCACATCCACAGGCCGACAGAAT ATGAAGAAGACGTCCTGTACCAGTTCTGTGACCCAAACACCTCGGATGAAGCGTTCGAGGAGAGCTACACACAGTTCTCACGCAAGAAGACCTCGCGG ggCTTTATTCGTAAGCGCCAGGGAGAGAGTGTGTACAGCATCGACAACATCGTCATCCCCATGGCTCTGGCTAAAGTGGAAAAGCTGCCGTACAAAGACATCCTGACGCCCAG TTGGCGGGAGATTGACGCGTCATCTCTGATGACCAGGGAGGCAGAgaagaatgaggaggaggag gtgGAGGACCTCGCCAACGAAGTGTTTGCACAGAGACACCTGGACttggagcagagggagaaatTACGCTGGTCgtgggggaaaagaaaatgctGCGGGCCTCCTAAAAg CAGGTTGTCAGACGGTTGGGGCGGGACGTGCACGTCGGGAGAGGAGAGCTCCGTGGAGTTGGGTTGTGCTCAGGTGGATTCTGGTGAACAGCAGAGCTCAGAGGAGTGGCTG CCTCAGGCCCCCTGGGAGCCACGAGTGTTCCCTTTGGCGGCGGGCAAGGCGGACGCTCTTCTCTCCGATGAGCTGGGCGGAGCCCTGTCAGAATGGCCTCAGCGTGGCTGTGCCTCCTCCACGGTGAAAGACTGCAACTCCTGTCCGTCCCCAGCGCTGTCCTCTGGCGCCacgctgccccctgctggacaaagctgcagcagcacaccCAGCGGCAGCTGA
- the kansl1l gene encoding KAT8 regulatory NSL complex subunit 1-like protein isoform X1, which produces MMAPALTKTLKDGHGIHLSSPANPESRIMSADDGDLQNMWLSFSRFPPLDTCLPAGPRDVPADPLLSPCPQASSNQCEAVFSPSPATLLGLLSFSRGLLDSHQVGCVFPGVPDMFLSPAPEHNSQDPRLLPGRRSAPQCGPGGGDGHRRSLAFTSLPPSPTLTLGKAAAVGRCPPRPRCGCVTSDRPASRTELDAAAREQLRRQERLRGRAQRLQMRLRGLLGEHALLHCSQQLEGLKSHLRAGGSTLATADEPRFSWPELTEFSSSGGAILRGLQGALDSEATASSSDEDEDDDDEEDDEEIHGTYKASAVSSSSSSSSSSSGGGCEGRWLRERAELCSRWSWLLLRLAELEGRIPALVELHKHIRSTKGGVVLAEAQPLTDGQIQQTLRRELSGRSCSASDADAEHCSPMSLLHNIERQSAQLSQFVNSLLTPLCFSPLSKPPKGGFRSDREGDRAFEPVGSKRRRPATRRLSKNVSYVCARTRPLVTYHKPKLFPFSSCQPSDLEDSGRPASTISSPLSSSSCLCCSSWDPSALCSDADCCSSRAPSSRTSSASLSSDTRWSHRSKRLPAREVWSQRPLFICAQPSDQAHGFSSTPLHNSRTSKQHARRPKGVLGLSPIRTAGSAPSQHRRANQRKRKRQHIHRPTEYEEDVLYQFCDPNTSDEAFEESYTQFSRKKTSRGFIRKRQGESVYSIDNIVIPMALAKVEKLPYKDILTPSWREIDASSLMTREAEKNEEEEVEDLANEVFAQRHLDLEQREKLRWSWGKRKCCGPPKSSRLSDGWGGTCTSGEESSVELGCAQVDSGEQQSSEEWLPQAPWEPRVFPLAAGKADALLSDELGGALSEWPQRGCASSTVKDCNSCPSPALSSGATLPPAGQSCSSTPSGS; this is translated from the exons ATGATGGCCCCGGCCCTCACCAAAACCCTGAAGGATGGCCACGGGATCCACCTGTCCTCGCCTGCCAATCCGGAGTCTCGCATAATGTCGGCCGACGACGGAGACCTCCAGAACATGTGGCTGAGCTTTTCCCGGTTTCCCCCTCTGGACACGTGTCTCCCCGCGGGCCCCCGGGACGTCCCCGCCGACCCTCTGCTCTCCCCGTGTCCGCAGGCGTCGTCCAACCAGTGCGAGGCGGTGTTCAGCCCCAGCCCCGCCACCCTCCTCGGCCTGCTGTCCTTCAGCAGGGGCCTGCTTGATTCTCACCAGGTGGGCTGCGTCTTCCCAGGTGTGCCGGACATGTTTTTATCCCCCGCCCCCGAGCACAATAGCCAAGATCCTCGCCTGCTGCCGGGGCGCCGTAGTGCCCCTCAATGTGGGccaggtggtggtgatgggcaTCGCCGCTCTCTTGCCTTCACCAGTCTTCCTCCCTCGCCTACACTGACTCTGGGGAAAGCGGCCGCAGTGGGACGGTGTCCTCCGCGGCCCCGCTGCGGCTGCGTGACCTCCGACCGGCCGGCATCCAGAACCGAGCTGGACGCGGCCGCGCGGGAGCAGCTCCGCAGGCAGGAGCGGCTGCGCGGCCGAGCTCAGAGGCTTCAGATGCGGCTGCGAGGCCTGCTGGGGGAGCACGCGCTGCTGCACTGCAGCCAGCAGCTGGAGGGGCTGAAGAGCCACCTGCGAGCCGGCGGCTCGACGCTCGCGACGGCGGATGAGCCCCGATTTTCTTGGCCGGAGCTCACGGAGTTCAGCAGCTCCGGCGGGGCGATACTGAGAGGCCTGCAGGGGGCTTTGGACTCCGAAGCCACGGCGAGCAGCTcggacgaggacgaggatgatgatgatgaggaggacgacgaggagatCCACGGAACATACAAGGCTTCAGCTGT cagcagcagcagcagcagcagcagcagcagcagcggcggtggGTGTGAGGGGCGGTGGCTGCGAGAGCGAGCCGAGCTGTGCAGCAGATGGAGTTGGTTGCTGCTCCGTCTGGCCGAGCTGGAGGGGAGGATACCGGCGCTGGTGGAGCTGCACAAGCATATCCGCTCTACCAAG gGCGGTGTGGTGCTCGCGGAGGCCCAGCCGCTGACCGACGGACAGATTCAGCAGACCCTGCGGAGAGAACTGTCCGGCCGGTCCTGCTCGGCCTCGGATGCTGACGCTGAACATTGCAGCCCGATGAGCCTCCTTCACAACATCGAGAGACAG AGTGCTCAGCTCAGCCAGTTTGTCAACAGCCTGCTGACTCCCCTCTGCTTTTCACCGCTATCTAAACCACCCAAGGGAGGCTTCAGGAg CGATCGGGAAGGAGACCGCGCGTTTGAGCCCGTAGGCTCTAAGAGAAGGAGACCGGCCACCAGAAGGCTCTCTAAGAACGTGTCGTACGTGTGCGCCCGGACCCGACCTCTGGTCACCTACCACAAGCCTAAACTGTTCCCCTTCAGCTCCTGCCAGCCCAGCGACCTAGAG GACTCCGGGCGGCCAGCGTCtaccatctcctctcctctctcgtcGTCCTCCTGTTTGTGTTGCTCGTCTTGGGATCCTTCGGCCCTGTGCTCCGATGCAGACTGCTGCTCCAGTCGGGCCCCGTCCTCCAGGACCTCCAGCGCCTCGCTCTCATCCG ACACTCGTTGGTCCCACCGCTCCAAGAGACTCCCGGCCAGAGAAGTGTGGTCCCAAAGGCCTTTGTTCATCTGTGCCCAGCCATCCGATCAAGCGCATGGATTCAGCTCCACGCCACTGCACAACA GTCGCACATCCAAGCAGCATGCGAGGCGTCCCAAAGGAGTTCTGGGTCTGTCGCCTATCCGGACGGCCGGCTCTGCTCCGAGTCAACACAGGAGAGCCaaccagaggaagaggaagagacaaCACATCCACAGGCCGACAGAAT ATGAAGAAGACGTCCTGTACCAGTTCTGTGACCCAAACACCTCGGATGAAGCGTTCGAGGAGAGCTACACACAGTTCTCACGCAAGAAGACCTCGCGG ggCTTTATTCGTAAGCGCCAGGGAGAGAGTGTGTACAGCATCGACAACATCGTCATCCCCATGGCTCTGGCTAAAGTGGAAAAGCTGCCGTACAAAGACATCCTGACGCCCAG TTGGCGGGAGATTGACGCGTCATCTCTGATGACCAGGGAGGCAGAgaagaatgaggaggaggag gtgGAGGACCTCGCCAACGAAGTGTTTGCACAGAGACACCTGGACttggagcagagggagaaatTACGCTGGTCgtgggggaaaagaaaatgctGCGGGCCTCCTAAAAg caGCAGGTTGTCAGACGGTTGGGGCGGGACGTGCACGTCGGGAGAGGAGAGCTCCGTGGAGTTGGGTTGTGCTCAGGTGGATTCTGGTGAACAGCAGAGCTCAGAGGAGTGGCTG CCTCAGGCCCCCTGGGAGCCACGAGTGTTCCCTTTGGCGGCGGGCAAGGCGGACGCTCTTCTCTCCGATGAGCTGGGCGGAGCCCTGTCAGAATGGCCTCAGCGTGGCTGTGCCTCCTCCACGGTGAAAGACTGCAACTCCTGTCCGTCCCCAGCGCTGTCCTCTGGCGCCacgctgccccctgctggacaaagctgcagcagcacaccCAGCGGCAGCTGA
- the kansl1l gene encoding KAT8 regulatory NSL complex subunit 1-like protein isoform X6: MMAPALTKTLKDGHGIHLSSPANPESRIMSADDGDLQNMWLSFSRFPPLDTCLPAGPRDVPADPLLSPCPQASSNQCEAVFSPSPATLLGLLSFSRGLLDSHQVGCVFPGVPDMFLSPAPEHNSQDPRLLPGRRSAPQCGPGGGDGHRRSLAFTSLPPSPTLTLGKAAAVGRCPPRPRCGCVTSDRPASRTELDAAAREQLRRQERLRGRAQRLQMRLRGLLGEHALLHCSQQLEGLKSHLRAGGSTLATADEPRFSWPELTEFSSSGGAILRGLQGALDSEATASSSDEDEDDDDEEDDEEIHGTYKASAVSSSSSSSSGGGCEGRWLRERAELCSRWSWLLLRLAELEGRIPALVELHKHIRSTKGGVVLAEAQPLTDGQIQQTLRRELSGRSCSASDADAEHCSPMSLLHNIERQSAQLSQFVNSLLTPLCFSPLSKPPKGGFRSDREGDRAFEPVGSKRRRPATRRLSKNVSYVCARTRPLVTYHKPKLFPFSSCQPSDLEDSGRPASTISSPLSSSSCLCCSSWDPSALCSDADCCSSRAPSSRTSSASLSSDTRWSHRSKRLPAREVWSQRPLFICAQPSDQAHGFSSTPLHNSRTSKQHARRPKGVLGLSPIRTAGSAPSQHRRANQRKRKRQHIHRPTEYEEDVLYQFCDPNTSDEAFEESYTQFSRKKTSRGFIRKRQGESVYSIDNIVIPMALAKVEKLPYKDILTPSWREIDASSLMTREAEKNEEEEVEDLANEVFAQRHLDLEQREKLRWSWGKRKCCGPPKSRLSDGWGGTCTSGEESSVELGCAQVDSGEQQSSEEWLPQAPWEPRVFPLAAGKADALLSDELGGALSEWPQRGCASSTVKDCNSCPSPALSSGATLPPAGQSCSSTPSGS; encoded by the exons ATGATGGCCCCGGCCCTCACCAAAACCCTGAAGGATGGCCACGGGATCCACCTGTCCTCGCCTGCCAATCCGGAGTCTCGCATAATGTCGGCCGACGACGGAGACCTCCAGAACATGTGGCTGAGCTTTTCCCGGTTTCCCCCTCTGGACACGTGTCTCCCCGCGGGCCCCCGGGACGTCCCCGCCGACCCTCTGCTCTCCCCGTGTCCGCAGGCGTCGTCCAACCAGTGCGAGGCGGTGTTCAGCCCCAGCCCCGCCACCCTCCTCGGCCTGCTGTCCTTCAGCAGGGGCCTGCTTGATTCTCACCAGGTGGGCTGCGTCTTCCCAGGTGTGCCGGACATGTTTTTATCCCCCGCCCCCGAGCACAATAGCCAAGATCCTCGCCTGCTGCCGGGGCGCCGTAGTGCCCCTCAATGTGGGccaggtggtggtgatgggcaTCGCCGCTCTCTTGCCTTCACCAGTCTTCCTCCCTCGCCTACACTGACTCTGGGGAAAGCGGCCGCAGTGGGACGGTGTCCTCCGCGGCCCCGCTGCGGCTGCGTGACCTCCGACCGGCCGGCATCCAGAACCGAGCTGGACGCGGCCGCGCGGGAGCAGCTCCGCAGGCAGGAGCGGCTGCGCGGCCGAGCTCAGAGGCTTCAGATGCGGCTGCGAGGCCTGCTGGGGGAGCACGCGCTGCTGCACTGCAGCCAGCAGCTGGAGGGGCTGAAGAGCCACCTGCGAGCCGGCGGCTCGACGCTCGCGACGGCGGATGAGCCCCGATTTTCTTGGCCGGAGCTCACGGAGTTCAGCAGCTCCGGCGGGGCGATACTGAGAGGCCTGCAGGGGGCTTTGGACTCCGAAGCCACGGCGAGCAGCTcggacgaggacgaggatgatgatgatgaggaggacgacgaggagatCCACGGAACATACAAGGCTTCAGCTGT cagcagcagcagcagcagcagcagcggcggtggGTGTGAGGGGCGGTGGCTGCGAGAGCGAGCCGAGCTGTGCAGCAGATGGAGTTGGTTGCTGCTCCGTCTGGCCGAGCTGGAGGGGAGGATACCGGCGCTGGTGGAGCTGCACAAGCATATCCGCTCTACCAAG gGCGGTGTGGTGCTCGCGGAGGCCCAGCCGCTGACCGACGGACAGATTCAGCAGACCCTGCGGAGAGAACTGTCCGGCCGGTCCTGCTCGGCCTCGGATGCTGACGCTGAACATTGCAGCCCGATGAGCCTCCTTCACAACATCGAGAGACAG AGTGCTCAGCTCAGCCAGTTTGTCAACAGCCTGCTGACTCCCCTCTGCTTTTCACCGCTATCTAAACCACCCAAGGGAGGCTTCAGGAg CGATCGGGAAGGAGACCGCGCGTTTGAGCCCGTAGGCTCTAAGAGAAGGAGACCGGCCACCAGAAGGCTCTCTAAGAACGTGTCGTACGTGTGCGCCCGGACCCGACCTCTGGTCACCTACCACAAGCCTAAACTGTTCCCCTTCAGCTCCTGCCAGCCCAGCGACCTAGAG GACTCCGGGCGGCCAGCGTCtaccatctcctctcctctctcgtcGTCCTCCTGTTTGTGTTGCTCGTCTTGGGATCCTTCGGCCCTGTGCTCCGATGCAGACTGCTGCTCCAGTCGGGCCCCGTCCTCCAGGACCTCCAGCGCCTCGCTCTCATCCG ACACTCGTTGGTCCCACCGCTCCAAGAGACTCCCGGCCAGAGAAGTGTGGTCCCAAAGGCCTTTGTTCATCTGTGCCCAGCCATCCGATCAAGCGCATGGATTCAGCTCCACGCCACTGCACAACA GTCGCACATCCAAGCAGCATGCGAGGCGTCCCAAAGGAGTTCTGGGTCTGTCGCCTATCCGGACGGCCGGCTCTGCTCCGAGTCAACACAGGAGAGCCaaccagaggaagaggaagagacaaCACATCCACAGGCCGACAGAAT ATGAAGAAGACGTCCTGTACCAGTTCTGTGACCCAAACACCTCGGATGAAGCGTTCGAGGAGAGCTACACACAGTTCTCACGCAAGAAGACCTCGCGG ggCTTTATTCGTAAGCGCCAGGGAGAGAGTGTGTACAGCATCGACAACATCGTCATCCCCATGGCTCTGGCTAAAGTGGAAAAGCTGCCGTACAAAGACATCCTGACGCCCAG TTGGCGGGAGATTGACGCGTCATCTCTGATGACCAGGGAGGCAGAgaagaatgaggaggaggag gtgGAGGACCTCGCCAACGAAGTGTTTGCACAGAGACACCTGGACttggagcagagggagaaatTACGCTGGTCgtgggggaaaagaaaatgctGCGGGCCTCCTAAAAg CAGGTTGTCAGACGGTTGGGGCGGGACGTGCACGTCGGGAGAGGAGAGCTCCGTGGAGTTGGGTTGTGCTCAGGTGGATTCTGGTGAACAGCAGAGCTCAGAGGAGTGGCTG CCTCAGGCCCCCTGGGAGCCACGAGTGTTCCCTTTGGCGGCGGGCAAGGCGGACGCTCTTCTCTCCGATGAGCTGGGCGGAGCCCTGTCAGAATGGCCTCAGCGTGGCTGTGCCTCCTCCACGGTGAAAGACTGCAACTCCTGTCCGTCCCCAGCGCTGTCCTCTGGCGCCacgctgccccctgctggacaaagctgcagcagcacaccCAGCGGCAGCTGA
- the kansl1l gene encoding KAT8 regulatory NSL complex subunit 1-like protein isoform X2: protein MMAPALTKTLKDGHGIHLSSPANPESRIMSADDGDLQNMWLSFSRFPPLDTCLPAGPRDVPADPLLSPCPQASSNQCEAVFSPSPATLLGLLSFSRGLLDSHQVGCVFPGVPDMFLSPAPEHNSQDPRLLPGRRSAPQCGPGGGDGHRRSLAFTSLPPSPTLTLGKAAAVGRCPPRPRCGCVTSDRPASRTELDAAAREQLRRQERLRGRAQRLQMRLRGLLGEHALLHCSQQLEGLKSHLRAGGSTLATADEPRFSWPELTEFSSSGGAILRGLQGALDSEATASSSDEDEDDDDEEDDEEIHGTYKASAVSSSSSSSSSSSGGGCEGRWLRERAELCSRWSWLLLRLAELEGRIPALVELHKHIRSTKGGVVLAEAQPLTDGQIQQTLRRELSGRSCSASDADAEHCSPMSLLHNIERQSAQLSQFVNSLLTPLCFSPLSKPPKGGFRSDREGDRAFEPVGSKRRRPATRRLSKNVSYVCARTRPLVTYHKPKLFPFSSCQPSDLEDSGRPASTISSPLSSSSCLCCSSWDPSALCSDADCCSSRAPSSRTSSASLSSDTRWSHRSKRLPAREVWSQRPLFICAQPSDQAHGFSSTPLHNSRTSKQHARRPKGVLGLSPIRTAGSAPSQHRRANQRKRKRQHIHRPTEYEEDVLYQFCDPNTSDEAFEESYTQFSRKKTSRGFIRKRQGESVYSIDNIVIPMALAKVEKLPYKDILTPSWREIDASSLMTREAEKNEEEEVEDLANEVFAQRHLDLEQREKLRWSWGKRKCCGPPKSRLSDGWGGTCTSGEESSVELGCAQVDSGEQQSSEEWLPQAPWEPRVFPLAAGKADALLSDELGGALSEWPQRGCASSTVKDCNSCPSPALSSGATLPPAGQSCSSTPSGS from the exons ATGATGGCCCCGGCCCTCACCAAAACCCTGAAGGATGGCCACGGGATCCACCTGTCCTCGCCTGCCAATCCGGAGTCTCGCATAATGTCGGCCGACGACGGAGACCTCCAGAACATGTGGCTGAGCTTTTCCCGGTTTCCCCCTCTGGACACGTGTCTCCCCGCGGGCCCCCGGGACGTCCCCGCCGACCCTCTGCTCTCCCCGTGTCCGCAGGCGTCGTCCAACCAGTGCGAGGCGGTGTTCAGCCCCAGCCCCGCCACCCTCCTCGGCCTGCTGTCCTTCAGCAGGGGCCTGCTTGATTCTCACCAGGTGGGCTGCGTCTTCCCAGGTGTGCCGGACATGTTTTTATCCCCCGCCCCCGAGCACAATAGCCAAGATCCTCGCCTGCTGCCGGGGCGCCGTAGTGCCCCTCAATGTGGGccaggtggtggtgatgggcaTCGCCGCTCTCTTGCCTTCACCAGTCTTCCTCCCTCGCCTACACTGACTCTGGGGAAAGCGGCCGCAGTGGGACGGTGTCCTCCGCGGCCCCGCTGCGGCTGCGTGACCTCCGACCGGCCGGCATCCAGAACCGAGCTGGACGCGGCCGCGCGGGAGCAGCTCCGCAGGCAGGAGCGGCTGCGCGGCCGAGCTCAGAGGCTTCAGATGCGGCTGCGAGGCCTGCTGGGGGAGCACGCGCTGCTGCACTGCAGCCAGCAGCTGGAGGGGCTGAAGAGCCACCTGCGAGCCGGCGGCTCGACGCTCGCGACGGCGGATGAGCCCCGATTTTCTTGGCCGGAGCTCACGGAGTTCAGCAGCTCCGGCGGGGCGATACTGAGAGGCCTGCAGGGGGCTTTGGACTCCGAAGCCACGGCGAGCAGCTcggacgaggacgaggatgatgatgatgaggaggacgacgaggagatCCACGGAACATACAAGGCTTCAGCTGT cagcagcagcagcagcagcagcagcagcagcagcggcggtggGTGTGAGGGGCGGTGGCTGCGAGAGCGAGCCGAGCTGTGCAGCAGATGGAGTTGGTTGCTGCTCCGTCTGGCCGAGCTGGAGGGGAGGATACCGGCGCTGGTGGAGCTGCACAAGCATATCCGCTCTACCAAG gGCGGTGTGGTGCTCGCGGAGGCCCAGCCGCTGACCGACGGACAGATTCAGCAGACCCTGCGGAGAGAACTGTCCGGCCGGTCCTGCTCGGCCTCGGATGCTGACGCTGAACATTGCAGCCCGATGAGCCTCCTTCACAACATCGAGAGACAG AGTGCTCAGCTCAGCCAGTTTGTCAACAGCCTGCTGACTCCCCTCTGCTTTTCACCGCTATCTAAACCACCCAAGGGAGGCTTCAGGAg CGATCGGGAAGGAGACCGCGCGTTTGAGCCCGTAGGCTCTAAGAGAAGGAGACCGGCCACCAGAAGGCTCTCTAAGAACGTGTCGTACGTGTGCGCCCGGACCCGACCTCTGGTCACCTACCACAAGCCTAAACTGTTCCCCTTCAGCTCCTGCCAGCCCAGCGACCTAGAG GACTCCGGGCGGCCAGCGTCtaccatctcctctcctctctcgtcGTCCTCCTGTTTGTGTTGCTCGTCTTGGGATCCTTCGGCCCTGTGCTCCGATGCAGACTGCTGCTCCAGTCGGGCCCCGTCCTCCAGGACCTCCAGCGCCTCGCTCTCATCCG ACACTCGTTGGTCCCACCGCTCCAAGAGACTCCCGGCCAGAGAAGTGTGGTCCCAAAGGCCTTTGTTCATCTGTGCCCAGCCATCCGATCAAGCGCATGGATTCAGCTCCACGCCACTGCACAACA GTCGCACATCCAAGCAGCATGCGAGGCGTCCCAAAGGAGTTCTGGGTCTGTCGCCTATCCGGACGGCCGGCTCTGCTCCGAGTCAACACAGGAGAGCCaaccagaggaagaggaagagacaaCACATCCACAGGCCGACAGAAT ATGAAGAAGACGTCCTGTACCAGTTCTGTGACCCAAACACCTCGGATGAAGCGTTCGAGGAGAGCTACACACAGTTCTCACGCAAGAAGACCTCGCGG ggCTTTATTCGTAAGCGCCAGGGAGAGAGTGTGTACAGCATCGACAACATCGTCATCCCCATGGCTCTGGCTAAAGTGGAAAAGCTGCCGTACAAAGACATCCTGACGCCCAG TTGGCGGGAGATTGACGCGTCATCTCTGATGACCAGGGAGGCAGAgaagaatgaggaggaggag gtgGAGGACCTCGCCAACGAAGTGTTTGCACAGAGACACCTGGACttggagcagagggagaaatTACGCTGGTCgtgggggaaaagaaaatgctGCGGGCCTCCTAAAAg CAGGTTGTCAGACGGTTGGGGCGGGACGTGCACGTCGGGAGAGGAGAGCTCCGTGGAGTTGGGTTGTGCTCAGGTGGATTCTGGTGAACAGCAGAGCTCAGAGGAGTGGCTG CCTCAGGCCCCCTGGGAGCCACGAGTGTTCCCTTTGGCGGCGGGCAAGGCGGACGCTCTTCTCTCCGATGAGCTGGGCGGAGCCCTGTCAGAATGGCCTCAGCGTGGCTGTGCCTCCTCCACGGTGAAAGACTGCAACTCCTGTCCGTCCCCAGCGCTGTCCTCTGGCGCCacgctgccccctgctggacaaagctgcagcagcacaccCAGCGGCAGCTGA